One genomic segment of Bacteroides caccae includes these proteins:
- the tnpA gene encoding IS66 family insertion sequence element accessory protein TnpA, which translates to MKRSMSKEEFLALYQRQQSSGLTIKDFCDNESYPASCFHYWKKKYGLSHPYTKHTEPTGDSFIPLNINHTPAIPTSSCGDRHVTIELPSGIKIHLNILSNPEIIYGLISKLCSHVLPE; encoded by the coding sequence ATGAAACGATCAATGAGTAAAGAAGAGTTTTTAGCGCTATATCAGCGCCAACAGTCCAGCGGACTAACCATAAAGGATTTCTGTGATAATGAATCGTATCCTGCTTCCTGTTTTCATTATTGGAAGAAGAAATATGGATTGAGTCACCCATATACCAAACACACCGAACCTACAGGTGATTCGTTTATCCCTCTTAATATTAATCATACTCCTGCCATTCCCACTTCATCATGTGGTGACAGGCATGTAACCATAGAACTTCCATCCGGCATAAAGATCCACCTCAACATCCTAAGTAATCCGGAGATTATTTATGGCCTGATCAGTAAATTATGTAGCCATGTTCTGCCTGAATGA
- a CDS encoding DUF805 domain-containing protein: MFKAPFSFDGRIRRIEYFLSGIVGGIVFSIAWALGIGTFILGAGMGSAGGSVFGLLIGLAALVASMWFSLAQGVKRLHDLDKSGWLILLMFVPIVNALFGLYMLFADGTVGPNQYGEDPKNRMPYQAQPSSVNVTVNVAREEVKVEKPVEAAPAVEEEKAE, from the coding sequence ATGTTCAAAGCTCCTTTTTCTTTTGACGGTCGTATTCGTAGAATCGAATATTTCCTGTCAGGCATTGTTGGTGGTATAGTGTTTAGTATTGCATGGGCATTGGGTATCGGTACCTTTATTTTAGGTGCTGGTATGGGATCTGCAGGTGGTTCGGTATTCGGTTTGTTGATCGGTCTTGCTGCATTGGTTGCTTCCATGTGGTTCTCTTTGGCACAGGGGGTAAAACGTTTGCACGACCTGGACAAATCAGGTTGGTTGATTCTGCTGATGTTTGTTCCTATTGTTAACGCACTATTCGGACTTTATATGTTGTTTGCAGACGGTACGGTAGGCCCTAACCAATATGGTGAAGATCCGAAAAACCGTATGCCGTATCAAGCACAGCCTTCTTCGGTGAATGTAACGGTGAATGTTGCAAGAGAAGAAGTAAAAGTTGAAAAACCGGTTGAAGCAGCTCCTGCTGTTGAAGAAGAAAAAGCTGAATAA
- a CDS encoding IS66-like element ISBvu3 family transposase: MIHTDTMELIIKNQQEQIKGLLETNRTLVESNQKLMEQTGELQQKVQELLSQVAWLNRQLFGRKSEKLASLDPNQLALFDTLANPRQEETDLVETGVGTRTCKPDGKKKESRRNRELLEGLPVVEVIVEPDNVDLNRYRRIGEERTRTLEFEPGKLYVKETVRPKYGLKNNLSLPKEGESGVIIAPLPPSPIYKCLAGPSLLAEILLQKYEYHVPFYRQVKEYRHLGVRLPESTLSGWFKPVCELLSPLYSELVKLVTGSGYVQVDETTVRVINKGKGKTDKEYLWMVRAVMEKQVIFHYDDGSRSGQTIRNLLKDFKGYLQSDGYSAYNAFDGTKDVCLIACLAHIRRHMELALDENRSLAEYALKQIQELYHIEQIADARKLDAQGRCALRQRLATPILDSFEKWVEQTYGKVPPRSRMGQAITYTYPLWPRMKNYLKDGNLKIDNNLAENAIRPLTLSRKNFLFCGNHEAAENTAIICSLLATCKAQEINPREWLNDVIAKLPYYLEKDSGKNVRELLPDVWKLEKSNTNPIGV, translated from the coding sequence ATGATTCATACAGATACGATGGAACTAATAATCAAGAATCAACAGGAGCAAATAAAAGGGCTTCTGGAGACAAATCGTACCCTTGTAGAATCAAATCAGAAACTTATGGAACAGACGGGAGAACTGCAGCAAAAAGTACAGGAACTCCTGTCGCAAGTAGCCTGGTTAAACAGACAGCTTTTCGGCAGAAAGAGTGAAAAGCTGGCATCCTTGGATCCCAACCAGCTTGCCTTGTTTGATACCTTGGCTAATCCCAGGCAAGAGGAAACGGATCTTGTGGAGACTGGCGTAGGCACTAGGACATGTAAACCGGACGGAAAGAAAAAAGAATCCCGCCGTAATCGGGAACTGTTAGAGGGGCTGCCCGTTGTGGAAGTCATTGTCGAACCTGATAATGTGGATCTGAATCGATATCGTCGTATAGGTGAAGAGCGCACACGTACGCTTGAATTTGAACCGGGAAAGCTATATGTCAAAGAGACAGTACGTCCCAAATACGGACTCAAAAATAATTTAAGTCTTCCCAAAGAGGGTGAAAGCGGTGTCATAATAGCACCGCTTCCACCTTCCCCTATATACAAATGTCTGGCAGGACCTTCCTTGCTAGCCGAAATACTTCTGCAGAAATATGAATATCATGTTCCCTTTTACCGTCAGGTAAAGGAATACAGACATTTGGGTGTACGACTGCCGGAAAGTACTTTAAGCGGGTGGTTTAAGCCGGTATGTGAGTTATTAAGTCCTCTTTATTCGGAATTAGTAAAGCTCGTAACGGGCAGCGGATATGTTCAGGTCGACGAAACCACAGTACGGGTCATCAACAAAGGAAAGGGAAAAACCGATAAGGAGTATTTATGGATGGTCAGGGCAGTTATGGAAAAACAGGTCATCTTCCATTATGATGACGGTTCCCGATCCGGACAGACAATCAGAAATTTATTAAAGGACTTCAAAGGATATCTTCAAAGTGACGGATACAGTGCCTACAATGCGTTTGATGGCACTAAGGACGTGTGCCTTATTGCCTGTCTGGCCCATATCAGAAGACATATGGAGCTGGCACTGGATGAAAATAGATCACTTGCTGAATATGCTCTTAAACAAATACAGGAACTATATCATATTGAGCAGATAGCAGATGCCCGGAAACTCGATGCGCAGGGACGATGTGCACTCCGCCAGCGTTTGGCAACTCCCATACTTGACTCCTTTGAAAAATGGGTGGAACAGACTTATGGCAAAGTACCACCAAGAAGTCGCATGGGACAAGCTATTACCTATACTTATCCTCTTTGGCCAAGAATGAAGAATTACCTGAAAGATGGAAATCTGAAAATCGATAATAATCTGGCGGAAAATGCGATTAGACCACTTACTTTGTCCAGAAAGAACTTCCTCTTTTGTGGTAACCACGAGGCTGCTGAAAATACAGCAATCATATGCTCACTATTAGCTACCTGTAAAGCACAGGAAATTAACCCAAGGGAATGGCTGAATGATGTCATAGCCAAACTTCCATACTATCTGGAAAAGGACTCCGGGAAAAATGTTCGTGAACTTCTTCCGGATGTTTGGAAGTTAGAGAAATCCAACACGAATCCAATTGGAGTTTAA
- a CDS encoding RidA family protein, translating to MKKVICSEKAPGAIGPYSQAIEANGMIFVSGQLPIDAATGKMAEGIEEQARQSLENIKHILEEAGLTMGNIVKTTVFLQDMSFFAGMNGVYATYFDGAFPARSAVAVKALPKDALVEIECIAVR from the coding sequence ATGAAAAAAGTAATTTGTAGTGAGAAGGCTCCGGGAGCTATCGGACCTTACAGTCAGGCGATAGAAGCAAATGGAATGATCTTTGTGTCCGGACAGTTGCCTATTGACGCTGCTACCGGAAAAATGGCGGAAGGTATTGAAGAACAGGCACGTCAGTCGTTAGAGAATATAAAACATATTCTTGAAGAAGCAGGTTTGACAATGGGAAACATTGTCAAAACGACTGTATTCCTTCAAGATATGTCTTTCTTTGCCGGGATGAACGGCGTGTATGCTACATATTTTGACGGAGCTTTTCCGGCACGTTCGGCGGTTGCCGTAAAAGCTCTGCCAAAGGATGCGTTAGTGGAGATCGAGTGTATCGCGGTTCGCTAA
- a CDS encoding HU family DNA-binding protein — MAQNYTLMARKNLLKPDETPKYYAVARSGRKVTVKEVCKRISERSSYSKGELEGCIGEFLLEIVNVLDEGNIAQMGDLGNFRMSIKTGTPTDTVKEFKTSCIDKGKVLFYPGSDLRKLCKTLDYTLYKSDSSADSDKDPLPDDGDDNQGGSGSGVTPDPSV; from the coding sequence ATGGCACAGAATTACACTCTCATGGCTCGCAAGAACCTGTTGAAACCTGATGAAACTCCGAAGTACTATGCAGTGGCGCGTAGCGGTCGTAAAGTGACTGTCAAGGAAGTCTGCAAACGAATCTCCGAACGTTCTTCTTATTCAAAAGGAGAACTGGAAGGTTGTATCGGTGAGTTCCTGCTCGAAATAGTCAACGTACTGGATGAAGGAAATATCGCCCAAATGGGTGACCTGGGCAATTTCCGCATGAGCATCAAAACGGGCACTCCTACCGATACGGTAAAGGAATTCAAGACATCGTGCATCGATAAGGGCAAAGTACTCTTTTATCCCGGAAGTGATCTCCGCAAATTGTGTAAGACGCTGGATTATACATTGTATAAGAGCGATTCTTCGGCAGATTCGGACAAAGATCCGCTTCCTGATGACGGTGACGACAATCAAGGAGGTTCCGGCAGTGGGGTAACTCCGGATCCGTCAGTATAA
- a CDS encoding sugar transferase: MGYSEDFIPDGMNAFERNVKRIGDCIVAAVLMIVFSPLFLICYIAVKREDGGAAIFKQERIGRFGRPFYIYKFRSMRLDAESMGPQLYAGGRDVRLTKIGRFLREHHLDELPQLWNVFCGDMAFIGPRPERKFYIDQIIKHDPRYQFLYQIRPGVTSYATLYNGYTDTMDKMLRRLRYDLFYLQHRSWWFDFKILVKTFINICFGKKF, from the coding sequence ATGGGGTATAGTGAGGACTTCATTCCGGACGGAATGAATGCTTTTGAGCGCAATGTAAAGCGAATAGGGGATTGTATCGTTGCAGCAGTTTTAATGATCGTTTTTTCTCCGTTATTTTTGATTTGCTATATAGCTGTGAAACGGGAAGATGGTGGGGCAGCTATATTTAAGCAAGAGCGTATCGGGCGTTTCGGACGGCCGTTTTATATCTATAAGTTTCGCAGTATGCGATTGGATGCAGAGTCTATGGGCCCTCAACTTTATGCGGGGGGAAGAGATGTTCGATTGACTAAGATAGGAAGATTTCTACGCGAACACCATTTGGACGAGTTGCCACAGTTGTGGAATGTCTTCTGTGGAGATATGGCTTTTATCGGTCCCCGTCCGGAACGTAAATTCTATATTGATCAGATTATTAAGCATGATCCCCGTTATCAGTTCTTGTATCAGATTCGTCCGGGAGTGACTTCATATGCAACTTTGTATAATGGTTATACGGATACGATGGACAAGATGTTACGCCGTTTGCGGTATGACTTGTTTTATCTGCAACATCGCTCGTGGTGGTTTGACTTTAAAATATTAGTGAAGACTTTTATAAACATTTGCTTTGGAAAGAAGTTTTAA
- a CDS encoding bifunctional folylpolyglutamate synthase/dihydrofolate synthase: protein MDYQNTLKYLYESMPMFQQIGGKAYKPGLETTHKLDEHSGYPHQQFKTIHIAGTNGKGSCSHTIAAVLQSAGYRVGLFTSPHLVDFRERIRINGEMIPEEYVVNFVADHRSFFEPLHPSFFELTTAMAFRYFADQKVDVAVIEVGMGGRLDCTNIIQPDLCIITNIGFDHMQYLGDTLPKIAKEKAGIIKEGVPVVIGRAKGHVKRVFTIKGKKVNAPVIYAQSIAPYNCMDWLSYSQSQELRERLTNIQQTLYESVEDKDENFEQNFRELCLFLNPADSMHALDKILDKRKDAIRITNGMFPCGLFMELSGIYQFENCLTILTALEELERIGYRILPKDYLNGFSDVCQLTGLMGRWQKVYSYPDIICDTGHNVDGIKYICEQLDFYQQTLKQQLHFVFGMVNDKDISSVLKLLPKNAIYYFTKASVKRALPENELLKQAEEAGLTGTAYPTVVDAVQAAKKNCLPKDLIFVGGSSFIVADLLANRDTLDLH from the coding sequence TAGATGAACATTCCGGATATCCTCATCAACAATTCAAGACGATACATATCGCCGGAACGAACGGAAAAGGTTCCTGCTCCCACACTATTGCGGCAGTATTGCAATCGGCCGGATATCGGGTCGGATTATTTACTTCCCCTCATCTGGTGGACTTCCGAGAACGTATCCGCATCAACGGAGAAATGATACCCGAAGAATATGTAGTAAACTTTGTCGCAGATCACCGTTCCTTCTTCGAGCCACTACATCCTTCATTTTTCGAGTTGACCACCGCAATGGCATTCCGTTATTTTGCCGATCAGAAAGTAGACGTGGCAGTGATCGAAGTTGGCATGGGCGGACGGCTGGACTGTACCAATATCATCCAGCCCGACTTATGCATCATTACCAACATCGGCTTCGATCATATGCAATATCTGGGCGATACATTACCCAAAATAGCCAAAGAGAAAGCAGGGATTATCAAAGAAGGAGTTCCGGTAGTTATCGGGCGGGCAAAAGGTCACGTGAAGCGCGTGTTCACAATAAAGGGAAAAAAAGTAAATGCTCCTGTCATATATGCACAATCCATTGCCCCATACAACTGCATGGACTGGCTTTCCTATTCACAATCACAAGAATTAAGAGAACGGCTGACTAATATCCAACAAACTTTGTATGAATCGGTAGAAGATAAAGACGAAAATTTCGAACAAAATTTCCGGGAGCTATGTCTGTTTTTAAATCCGGCAGACAGCATGCACGCGCTGGACAAAATACTTGATAAAAGAAAAGATGCTATCCGAATTACAAATGGCATGTTTCCTTGCGGACTTTTTATGGAGTTAAGTGGTATTTACCAGTTTGAAAATTGCCTCACAATACTAACAGCCCTCGAAGAATTAGAAAGAATAGGCTATCGCATTCTTCCCAAAGACTATCTCAACGGTTTCTCCGATGTATGCCAACTCACCGGACTAATGGGACGTTGGCAAAAGGTGTACAGTTATCCGGATATTATTTGTGATACCGGACACAATGTTGACGGAATTAAATACATCTGCGAACAACTCGATTTTTACCAACAGACTCTCAAGCAGCAACTCCATTTCGTATTCGGCATGGTCAACGACAAAGACATAAGCAGCGTTCTGAAATTGCTACCGAAAAATGCTATCTATTATTTTACCAAAGCAAGTGTGAAACGGGCGCTTCCGGAAAACGAGCTCTTGAAACAGGCAGAAGAAGCGGGATTGACAGGAACGGCCTACCCTACTGTGGTAGATGCCGTACAGGCAGCTAAAAAGAACTGCCTCCCTAAAGACCTTATCTTCGTGGGAGGCAGCAGTTTCATTGTCGCCGATTTGTTAGCGAACCGCGATACACTCGATCTCCACTAA
- a CDS encoding DUF4248 domain-containing protein — protein MEHLEFVVKCYNKQELAQMYFPDLTIRASVNKLRRWMRKCKPLMDEILATDFHPKTKAFSVREVRLITYYLGKPGDL, from the coding sequence ATGGAACATTTAGAATTTGTAGTGAAATGTTATAATAAACAAGAGTTAGCCCAGATGTATTTTCCTGATTTGACTATCCGTGCTTCGGTCAATAAACTTCGGCGTTGGATGCGGAAATGCAAGCCATTGATGGATGAGATACTGGCTACGGACTTTCATCCGAAAACGAAAGCTTTTTCTGTGAGAGAAGTACGGCTTATTACCTATTACTTGGGAAAGCCGGGAGATTTATAA
- a CDS encoding DUF3987 domain-containing protein: protein MKVLEEIKVSVYENVYSKKPKVMSFLEVIIMCIHPVYATIINTIRRYYADGDHAAAQKLKNQLPCFTPAGTFNGAHAIKHFLLPSHIVGLDYDHVKNRLEVIQRCAADPHTVAAIESPTDGVKIFAYVEDIEGRHREGQQLVSRYYNQLLGLESDPACKDESRLCYFSYSPNGYVASLYQAFTLEPLMRKEENSSSGNEKLPPFPLQNNPTENTSEDEINKFISSYIFLHPLTTGQRHSNVFKLACEACRRHYPQESILRGLTVFFEHTDFRAEELISVLSSGYKQVNNQTSATVPPAYSPCQKDIRTKVPYGTLENSDSTEEAYWLGEEFRKETPLFPRDLYNNLPDLLNDCIIEDASDREQDISLLSDLTALSAALPQTFGIYNHKKYSTHLFCVIFSSAGSGKSIAQTGRYLLEEIQAEILSTSESMQKNYHTAHNTWQAECQQKRKKGDTYSEEPQRPPFKMLFIPATTSYTRMQIQMQDNGSQGSIIFDTEAQTLSTANHLDCGNFDDMLRKAFEHENIDSSYKANGISPVYIRHPKLALLLTGTPGQIDSLLSSCGNGLPSRILTYTFREIPHWKEMGDDCISLEDSFKPIAHRVYELYNFCLAHPVLFHFTRPQWHRLNEIFSHMLSEVAMEGNDDLQAVVKRYAFLVMRISMIQTRIRQFEANDLSPEIYCIDADFERSLQIVLCCYEHSRLLHSSMPVPSVRPLKNPNVIRNFVNELPDSFTTDEAIRLGAKHDFNLRKVTRLLKSLNGIKISKISHGSYIKLNKQ from the coding sequence ATGAAAGTTCTAGAAGAAATCAAAGTCTCGGTTTATGAAAATGTGTATTCAAAAAAGCCCAAAGTCATGTCTTTCCTTGAAGTCATTATTATGTGTATTCATCCTGTTTATGCAACGATTATCAACACCATCCGTAGATATTATGCAGATGGAGATCATGCTGCCGCACAGAAATTGAAAAATCAACTCCCTTGCTTCACTCCGGCAGGTACATTCAATGGAGCGCATGCTATCAAACACTTCCTCCTCCCCAGTCATATTGTCGGACTCGATTACGATCACGTAAAAAATCGTCTGGAAGTCATTCAACGTTGCGCGGCAGACCCGCATACGGTAGCGGCCATAGAAAGTCCGACCGACGGTGTGAAAATCTTCGCCTATGTAGAAGATATCGAAGGCCGCCATCGTGAAGGTCAGCAATTGGTGAGCCGTTACTACAATCAGTTGCTGGGTCTGGAGAGTGATCCGGCGTGCAAGGACGAAAGCCGTCTGTGTTATTTCAGTTATTCTCCCAATGGATACGTTGCTAGTCTCTATCAGGCATTTACTTTGGAACCATTAATGAGAAAAGAAGAAAACTCCTCTTCCGGAAATGAAAAACTTCCTCCTTTCCCCCTCCAAAACAACCCTACGGAAAATACTTCTGAAGACGAAATCAACAAGTTCATTTCGTCCTATATTTTCCTTCATCCCTTAACAACCGGGCAACGCCATTCCAACGTGTTCAAACTAGCCTGTGAAGCCTGCCGCCGCCACTATCCGCAAGAAAGCATATTACGCGGGCTAACAGTCTTTTTCGAGCACACAGATTTTCGTGCCGAAGAACTGATAAGCGTATTATCATCTGGTTACAAGCAAGTTAACAATCAGACATCCGCAACAGTTCCACCGGCTTATTCCCCCTGTCAAAAAGACATAAGGACAAAAGTCCCCTATGGTACTTTAGAAAACTCCGACAGCACCGAAGAAGCCTATTGGCTGGGAGAAGAATTCAGAAAAGAGACGCCTTTATTTCCTCGTGATTTGTACAATAATCTTCCCGACCTACTGAATGATTGCATCATCGAAGACGCGAGTGACCGCGAGCAAGACATCTCCCTCCTTTCCGATCTCACAGCACTAAGTGCGGCACTTCCACAAACTTTTGGAATTTATAATCACAAAAAGTATTCCACTCATTTGTTCTGTGTTATCTTTTCTTCTGCCGGTAGTGGCAAAAGCATTGCTCAAACCGGACGCTATCTATTGGAAGAAATACAGGCCGAAATACTGTCTACCAGTGAATCCATGCAAAAAAACTACCATACAGCGCACAACACTTGGCAAGCAGAATGTCAGCAAAAAAGGAAAAAAGGAGATACATATTCCGAAGAACCTCAAAGACCTCCTTTCAAGATGTTATTCATCCCCGCCACTACCAGTTACACCCGCATGCAAATTCAGATGCAGGACAACGGTTCGCAGGGAAGCATCATTTTCGATACGGAAGCGCAAACACTCTCCACAGCCAATCATCTGGATTGTGGGAACTTCGACGATATGCTCCGCAAAGCTTTTGAGCACGAAAACATTGATTCTTCCTATAAAGCCAACGGTATCAGTCCGGTTTATATCCGTCATCCTAAATTAGCCTTACTTCTGACGGGTACTCCCGGACAGATAGACAGTTTGTTAAGCAGTTGCGGGAACGGACTCCCCAGCCGTATTCTGACTTACACTTTCCGTGAAATTCCTCACTGGAAAGAAATGGGCGATGATTGCATTTCATTAGAAGACTCTTTCAAGCCGATTGCTCATCGTGTCTACGAACTATATAATTTCTGCCTGGCCCATCCTGTTCTATTTCATTTCACCCGTCCACAATGGCACCGTCTGAATGAGATTTTCTCACACATGCTGTCCGAGGTAGCCATGGAAGGCAATGATGATCTCCAAGCCGTAGTGAAGCGCTATGCCTTTCTGGTGATGCGTATCAGCATGATTCAAACCCGTATCCGGCAATTTGAAGCTAATGATCTTTCTCCCGAGATTTATTGTATAGATGCTGATTTCGAGCGTTCTCTTCAAATTGTCCTGTGTTGTTACGAGCATAGCCGTCTGTTACACTCATCCATGCCGGTCCCTTCGGTCCGTCCACTGAAAAATCCGAACGTTATTCGCAATTTCGTCAATGAGTTGCCAGATAGCTTCACTACAGACGAAGCGATCCGGCTCGGCGCAAAACACGATTTCAATCTCCGTAAGGTAACACGTCTTCTAAAATCGCTTAACGGAATAAAGATCAGTAAGATATCTCATGGTTCCTATATCAAGTTGAACAAGCAATAG
- a CDS encoding alpha-1,2-fucosyltransferase, giving the protein MKIVKIIGGLGNQMFQYALYLSLKKKYPKEKIKIDISMFETYGLHNGFELKRIFDIDAEYASREEIRELSFYIKIYKLQRIFRKIFPVRKTECVEKYDFKFMSEVWSNCDRYYEGYWQNWEYFIEAQTEVRSTFTFKKELVGRNAKVIREIQYAKMPVSLHIRRGDYLHHKLFGGLCDLNYYKKAIDYVLNNYDTPQFYLFSNDIEWCKTYILPLVQGYPFILVDWNSGVESYIDMQLMSCCRINIIANSSFSWWAAWLNDSSEKIVIAPKLWAHSPYGKEIQLKSWLLF; this is encoded by the coding sequence ATGAAGATTGTTAAGATAATAGGTGGCTTGGGGAATCAAATGTTTCAATATGCACTTTATCTTTCTTTGAAGAAAAAATATCCGAAAGAAAAAATAAAGATAGATATATCTATGTTCGAAACATATGGATTGCATAATGGATTTGAACTGAAACGAATTTTTGATATAGATGCAGAGTATGCCTCTCGGGAAGAAATTAGAGAACTATCTTTTTATATTAAGATCTATAAATTGCAGAGAATATTTCGTAAAATATTTCCTGTAAGAAAAACGGAGTGTGTCGAAAAATATGATTTTAAGTTTATGTCCGAAGTTTGGAGTAACTGTGATCGATATTATGAAGGATATTGGCAAAATTGGGAATATTTTATAGAAGCTCAGACAGAAGTGCGTTCTACTTTTACATTTAAAAAAGAACTTGTCGGGCGAAATGCTAAAGTGATAAGGGAGATTCAATATGCGAAAATGCCTGTTAGTCTACATATTCGTAGAGGAGATTATTTACATCATAAATTGTTTGGTGGACTTTGTGATCTCAATTATTATAAGAAAGCTATTGATTATGTATTAAATAATTATGATACGCCTCAATTTTACCTTTTTTCTAATGATATAGAATGGTGTAAAACATATATATTGCCTTTAGTGCAAGGATATCCATTTATTTTGGTGGATTGGAACTCGGGCGTTGAGAGTTATATTGATATGCAATTAATGTCTTGTTGTAGAATAAATATAATAGCTAATAGTTCATTTAGTTGGTGGGCTGCTTGGCTAAATGACTCTTCTGAGAAAATTGTGATTGCTCCAAAATTGTGGGCACATTCACCTTATGGAAAAGAAATTCAGTTGAAGAGTTGGCTTCTTTTTTGA
- a CDS encoding glycosyltransferase family 2 protein, with the protein MKDKVSIITPCYNSARFISKTIESVLNQTYPYWEMIIVDDCSHDNTKEVVEQYCKLDSRIRLLCLEKNSGSATIPRNKAIEEAEGRFIAFIDSDDLWKPEKLERQLPFFNTSNIAVVYSNYEKIDESGNRYGRVILAPKSCTYHQLLCGNVIGCSTGVYDTLKTGKHFFVSEGHEDYILWLSILKKGYLAVNTQSCLAEYRIRKSSLSSNKIKVLPWVWNIYMNIEKLGYFRSAFYFINYAFRGIFKYIK; encoded by the coding sequence ATGAAAGACAAAGTTTCTATTATTACTCCTTGTTATAATTCAGCTAGATTTATTTCTAAAACAATTGAATCTGTTTTAAATCAGACTTATCCTTATTGGGAAATGATTATTGTGGACGATTGTTCACACGATAATACGAAAGAAGTAGTAGAACAATATTGTAAACTAGATTCAAGGATTCGACTTTTGTGTTTGGAGAAGAACTCTGGTTCTGCTACTATTCCTCGGAATAAAGCTATTGAGGAAGCTGAAGGACGTTTTATAGCTTTTATTGATAGCGATGATTTATGGAAACCTGAAAAACTAGAAAGACAACTTCCTTTTTTTAATACATCTAATATAGCTGTAGTTTATTCAAATTATGAGAAGATTGATGAATCAGGAAACAGATATGGACGAGTAATATTAGCTCCTAAAAGTTGTACCTATCATCAATTACTTTGCGGAAATGTTATAGGTTGTTCTACAGGAGTATATGATACTTTAAAAACAGGAAAACATTTTTTTGTATCTGAAGGTCATGAAGACTATATATTATGGCTTTCCATATTAAAAAAAGGTTATTTAGCAGTGAATACGCAAAGCTGTTTGGCTGAATATAGAATTCGAAAATCTTCTTTGTCTTCTAATAAAATAAAAGTACTTCCATGGGTTTGGAATATTTATATGAATATTGAGAAACTTGGATACTTTAGAAGTGCTTTCTATTTCATTAATTACGCATTTCGCGGCATTTTTAAATATATCAAATAA
- the tnpB gene encoding IS66 family insertion sequence element accessory protein TnpB (TnpB, as the term is used for proteins encoded by IS66 family insertion elements, is considered an accessory protein, since TnpC, encoded by a neighboring gene, is a DDE family transposase.) yields the protein MFCLNDTMRYFLCPGKTDMRKGINSLCGLVHDKMGYDVRLGDVFIFVNRSRTTMKLLHAEDGGMVLYIKRLEEGTFRLPSYDSESRSYPMEWRDLVLMVEGITDNPSDRLKRLKAGRKEGFY from the coding sequence ATGTTCTGCCTGAATGATACGATGCGCTACTTCCTGTGTCCCGGGAAGACAGATATGCGCAAAGGAATAAATTCCCTTTGTGGGCTTGTTCATGATAAAATGGGATATGACGTTCGACTTGGCGATGTGTTTATCTTTGTCAACCGAAGCAGAACAACCATGAAACTTCTGCATGCCGAAGACGGAGGTATGGTTTTATACATAAAACGCCTTGAGGAAGGTACCTTCAGACTTCCTTCCTATGATAGTGAAAGCCGTTCCTATCCCATGGAATGGCGTGATTTAGTACTGATGGTGGAAGGCATAACCGATAATCCGAGTGATAGACTCAAACGTCTTAAAGCCGGTCGAAAAGAAGGATTTTATTGA
- a CDS encoding smalltalk protein, with protein MKKQLWKNILQFIVTIATSVISALGVTSCMGQ; from the coding sequence ATGAAAAAGCAACTTTGGAAAAACATTCTCCAGTTTATTGTAACTATTGCAACGTCGGTCATTTCGGCCTTGGGTGTAACGTCCTGTATGGGACAGTAA